DNA from Pelobacter propionicus DSM 2379:
CCGTGTCCAGCGCGTTGCGCTGCGTGAGCAGCAGCGTTCTCTGCTCTTCAAGGGAAAAGACGCCGGCCTTCTGTTTGAAATTCTGAAGTTTGCTTTCCGATTCCCTCAATTTCTGGTCATATGCTAGGAGTTGCGTCTCCAGGAATGAGGATTTCGGGTCGCTGAAGACCTGTAGATGTTTTTCCTTGAACAGTTCCACCAACAGGTTGACCGCCCTGGCGGCTGTCTGCGGATCCCTGTGCTGGAAAGAGACCTGGATGACGTTGGATTTTCTCATCCCTTCAACCGTAAGATCTTTTTCAAAACGTTCTATGGCCACATCCAGAGGTTTCACCCGGGCAGATGAACTGTTTAGCAATTCCGGGTAAACATTTTCCAGCTTCAGGGTGCTGATTACCTTCTCAATCAGATCCCTGTTCTTCAGTATCTGGATCTCGGAATTGGTCACCTCTTCCTGGTTCAGCGACATGACCGGCGCATTACTGCCTACCTCGGGCCGGTTAAGGTATTCCCTACCGAGTTTGACGAGCAGGCTCGATTTCGCCTCAAAGACAGGGGTCAGCAGGAAGGACGTGGCGGTTGCCGTAACGATAACGGCAAGAAAAACGCCCAGAATCAGTTTTTTACGCTTGAACACTATGGTCAGGAATTCTCTCAAGCCATTTGCTTCTCGTGCAGGGCTCTTTGCCGGACTTTTCATGACTGACCCCCTCTGTTTAGCTAAAACGGGCTTAATCCCATGGAGACGGGAATGTTTCTGCGGATATACTGATCAACCCACACGTTGACGTTGGCGATGGTACTCTTGGGGACAAAGACGATGTCGTTGGGCAGCAGGGCGATGTCCTGAGTCATGTCGGTGTTGTCCAGTGCGTCTTCCAGGTTGAGTTGCATGGTAACCAGTTTGTCGCCAGGCGTTCGCCGGATGACAATCACACCCTTGAGATAGGCGGTATCCTTTTTCCCCCCCGCCTGTGTGATTGACTGTAAAACGGTCATTTGGCCGACCAGCGGAATGAGGCCTGCCCTGAAGACCTCTCCGTCAACAAAAATCCTCTGGTACGAGAATGAGCGCACGATGACGGTTATCTCTGGATTGTCGATTTCGGATGCGTATTTTTTTTTCAGTTGTTCGGTGAGTTCCGCGGGGGTCAGGCCGCCGGCCATGAGGTCGTTGGCCAACTGGAGAGAGATGCGGCCATCGGGACGGACGGTGACCTGCTCATTCAGCTCGGAGTTGTAGAAGAATTTGACATCAAGAAGGTCGCCGGCTCTGATCCGGTACTCCTGTGCACTGGAGTCGGATACTTGAATTGAACTCTGGACAGGGACCGGGTTGTTCACTGTTGTCGCGCATGCCGTCAACATCAGGGCAATCAGGATATACTGCAAAACGCATAGTGCTTTCATATTAGCCTCCCTATTTCTGTTTAGTGAGTCTTCAGAAAACTATTCTATTGGCAGTGTACGCTCGTTTCCGTGGTTGTTGGCTGTCCATGTGCTCAGTTAGTGGTGGCAAGTGCTTGAGACCAAGTATAGCCGGTCTTTTCTACTTGTCGATTTGCCGTAGCGGTAAAAAGGGGCATGTTTCAACTGGTTCCCTCCCGATAATCAATCCGGGGGAAGGCTGCCAGTGTACGGAACCTGAACGAAATCCAATGGTTGCTTTATGTGATCAATGGCAGGGAGCATGTGTGCCGGGCGGCACGTCGGGAGGGGAATCGTCGAAGAGGGGAGGATGTGTTGTCGTTTGCGAACCGCAGGGCCGCCAGGCGCACCAGGAAAGCAAAAGGGGCGACCTGAGAGGCCCTGATTTAATGGACCGTTTCTGCTTGCGTGCAAGAGACTGCCGGAGACCGGGACTACTTCTTCCCGCCCCGGGGGCGCCGCTCCTGCCCCGGCCCGCGGCGGCCGCCTCCGAATTGCTTCTTCTTCTGGGGGGGCTGCGGTCGGGCTATGCTGACTGTCAGCACCTTGTCGATCAGGAGTGCGCCATCCAGGGTTTCAACCGCATCCTTGGTCTGCTCGGGAGTTGCCATTCTGACATAGCCGCATCCCTTGAATTCTCCTGTCTGCGCATCTCTAATCAGGTGGATGGAGGTGACGGTGCCGGAGATGGAGAACAGGTGCCTGATATCCTCCTCCGTTGCCCTGGCTGAAATGCTTCCCACATACAGTTCTTTTTTCATCGGTTTCCTTTTCTCGTTCATTGGTTCTCGTTGCTTATCTGGCGCAGAAACTCCAGGCTCTTCAGGCGGTGGCCGGCATGGAAGGCCAGGGCTCGGTCCAATGCACTGCCTGTCTGGGCCTGCGCCTCGTCCGGAAAGTGGATCAGTCCGAATGTTCCGGTCTTGAGGCAGGCCAGCATCCGCCCCAGTGTCACCTGCGTCATATCCCTGCCATGGCCGGTGCAGGCGCGGCAGACCAGTTCTCCGTCATCCAGCAGCAAGGCGCCCCGGTCGTCAAAGGGCGTTCCACAACGGCTGCACGCTTCCAGGGATGGGCGGTAGCCCAGGATGTTGAGCAGGTTGATCTCGAAGAAACGGCGTTCTTGCTCGCTGGCGGGATACGCCTCCAGCCTGTCCAGGTATGCCGCCAGCAGACGGAACAGGCGCGGCAGCGGATGACCTTCGGGGGTCATGGCATCCACCAGTTCGCAGGCGTACAGGGCATAGGCAATCCGTCCCAGATCGCCGCGGATGCCGGGGTAGATGCAGTCGATCTCCGCCTGACGCAGCCCGGAAAGCCCCCCCTGCTTGATTTCCACATGTGCCTCGATACGGGCGAAGATCTCAAGAGCGGCGCCGAAACGCCTGCGGCTGTTCCTGGCCCGCCGGGCAAAGGCCTTGATCCGTCCATGCTCAAGGGTGAAGAGCGCTACGATCCGGTCGCTGTCGCCGTAATCGAGGGTTGACAGGACGTATGCCTGGAGTTTTTCCGGATGCATGACTCCCCTTGTGTTGAATGGCCACCAGTCTAGCGGGGTCCGGGGCGGCCGTCCACTATTATTCGCTGGCCAGCACCATTCGTGATGCGTCGTGGAGCCGGCCTATGCCGGCTGAAAAGAGTGCGGTGACGGCAACGCTGTGGCCACTCCACCGAAATTCTTGTGAAATACGCGGATAAGGATACACTATAGCTGCCCCTGTTCCGATTGATAATCACGAGGTTGTGGATCATGAACCAATCCTTCTGGAGACCGCTGTTCGCCATACTCCTGTTCATGCTGGTCTTTCATCTCACCAACATCTTCTTTGCGCAACAGGGCGCCCAGGTGGCCCAGATCAGCTACAGCCGCCTGCGCGCTGAACTGGCTCAAGACAACATCAAAAAGATAACCCTCAAGGGGACGGCTGTTACGGGCGAGTTTCGGGGCAAGACCAGGGTAAGCGCCCTGGTCCAGGGCAAGGAGCAGCAGCGCGAGTTCACCGGCTTCAGCAGTGTCCTGCCGACCATCGACGACCAGACCCTGGTGCCGGAACTGATGGCGCGCAAGGTGGAGGTGAGCGCCCTGTCCACGGAGACCCCTCTGCTGCTCAATGCCCTGATCTACGTGGCGCCCTGGGTGATCCTGATCGCCATCTGGTGGGTGGGGATGCGCTCCATGCGCAGCCAGGGGCCGAGCGGGATGATGGGCGGCTTTTCCCGCTCCGGGGCAAAGGCGTATCTGGCAGGTGACAAGATGGCCGTGTCTTTCAAGGATGTGGCCGGCATGGAGGACAGCAAGCAGGAGCTGAAGGAGGTCGTGGACTATTTGCGCAATCCCAAGCAGTTCGCCCGCATCGGCGGCAAGGTTCCCAAGGGGGTTCTGCTGGTGGGACCTCCGGGGACCGGCAAGACGCTCCTGGCCCGGGCGGTGGCCGGTGAGGCGGGAGTGGCCTTTTTCAGCATCTCCGCTTCCCAATTCATCGAGATGTTTGTGGGGGTCGGCGCCAGCCGGGTGCGCGATCTGTTTACCAATGCCAAGAAGGCCGCTCCCAGCATCGTCTTCATCGACGAACTGGATGCCGTCGGTCGCAGTCGAGGCGCCGGTTTCGGTGGTGGCCATGACGAGCGGGAGCAGACCCTGAACCAGCTCCTGTCGGAGATGGACGGTTTCGACCAGCACGAGGAGGTCATCGTGCTGGCCGCCACCAACCGCCCCGATGTACTTGACCCGGCCCTGCTGCGCCCCGGCCGCTTCGACCGGCACGTAGTGATCGAGCGGCCGGACTGGCGCGATCGGGAGAAGATCCTCCAAGTCCACGTGCGCAAGATCACCATGAACGGCAGGATCGACCTGGGGGTGATTGCCCGCGGCACCCCCGGCATGACCGGCGCCGACCTTGAAAGCCTGGTCAACGAGGCAGCCATCCTGGCCTCGCGCGAGAACGCGGCCGCGGTCACCATGGAGCATCTGGAAAAGGCCAAGGACAAGATCCTGATGGGAAGCGAGCGCAGGATGATCATCTCTTTGGAAGAGAAGCGCATCACCGCCTACCACGAGGCCGGCCATACCCTGGTGGCCAGACTGCTCCCCGGCACCGACCCGATCCACAAGGTGACCATCATCCCCCACGGCATGGCCCTGGGGGTGACCCAGCAACTCCCCGAGGACGACCGTTACCACTATCCCCAGAGCTATCTGGAAAATCGGCTGGTGGTAGCCATGGGGGGGCGAGTGGCGGAGCGGCTTGCGTTTGGCGAGGTCTCCAGTGGTGCCCAGGGGGATTTGAAACAGGTTACTTCCCTGGCGGAGAAGATGGTCTGTCAATGGGGGATGAGTGAAAAGGTGGGCGGGATGACCTTCAGCCGGGGAGAGGAACACCCCTTCCTGGGGATGAAGCTGGCCGAGGAGAAGACCTTTTCCGAGGCCATGGCCTGGCGCATCGACCAGGAGATAGCGGCCTTCATCACCAGAGCGGAGCAGCGCGCCGGTGACCTTCTGTCCGCCAATCGCGAGCGACTGGACCTTTTGGCCCAGGCCCTGCAGGACGAGGAAACCCTGGACGGTAGCCGGGTTGACGAGATCATCGGTTCGCTCAACACGGCTCAGGCGCCTCCCCCCTGACCCCGATGAGGAGTGAGTTATTCAGGGGGCCGGTTCCGCCGCGGGATCGGCTCTCTTTATTTCCGGGCATTGCCTTGCTTCCAGGCGTTTCCTCCGTATACTGTGCGGATTCGACAGATCCAGGCAGAGGAAAGGAGCGCAGAATGGATGTGACCGAAGAGCTGAAGAAGCTGATCCAGTCCATCGGGATAGATTCGCAGGTCGTGGATACGATCAACCCGGAGTGGCCGCTGGCGGGGCATGTGCTGGATTCGCTGGCCTACACCGCGTTTGTCGAGGCGGTGGAGAGCCGTTTCGGATTCACAATGCTCGACCGCTACTCCCTGAGGGTCACCAGTCTGAACGAGTTCGCCGGGCTGGTCACGGATCTGCTACGGGAACAGGCGGGGACGTAGACCGGCGGGAGGATGGCTGTGGCTGCCGGTTACAGCAGCCTGTCGGACTTGCTCCAGCGTCTTCGCGTTCCGTTGCCTCCGTTTCTCTGAATGCGCCTGCTCACCCGATGGAATACAACATGGGAGTATGATCGTATGACCGGATTGCATGATCCCGCCCTGCTGAAATATCGGTGCCATATCAACGGTCTTTGGTGCGATGCCGACTCCGGCGCCACCATCGATGTCACCAACCCGGCCACCAGCGAGACCATCGCCACCGTCCCCCGCATGGGGGCGGCCGAGACCCGCCGGGCCGTCCGGGCCGCCGCCGTGGCCCTGCCGGGGTGGAGCGCCACCCTGGCCCGGGAGCGGGCGCGCATCCTCAGACGCTGGTTCGAGCTGATCATGGCCAGCCAGGAGGATCTGGCGCTGCTGATGACCTGCGAGCAGGGCAAGCCGCTGGCCGAGTCACGGGGGGAGATCGCCTACGCCGCTTCCTTCATCGAGTGGTTCAGCGAGGAGGCGCCGCGCATCGGCGGCAACGTCATCATGCCCCACCAGCACGACAAACGCATCCTGGTCGCCAAACAGCCGGTGGGGATCTGCGCCGCCATAACCCCCTGGAACTTCCCCTCGGCCATGATCGCCCGCAAGGCGGGGGCGGCCCTGGCGGCCGGCTGCACCATGGT
Protein-coding regions in this window:
- a CDS encoding polysaccharide biosynthesis/export family protein, encoding MKALCVLQYILIALMLTACATTVNNPVPVQSSIQVSDSSAQEYRIRAGDLLDVKFFYNSELNEQVTVRPDGRISLQLANDLMAGGLTPAELTEQLKKKYASEIDNPEITVIVRSFSYQRIFVDGEVFRAGLIPLVGQMTVLQSITQAGGKKDTAYLKGVIVIRRTPGDKLVTMQLNLEDALDNTDMTQDIALLPNDIVFVPKSTIANVNVWVDQYIRRNIPVSMGLSPF
- a CDS encoding RNA recognition motif domain-containing protein — encoded protein: MKKELYVGSISARATEEDIRHLFSISGTVTSIHLIRDAQTGEFKGCGYVRMATPEQTKDAVETLDGALLIDKVLTVSIARPQPPQKKKQFGGGRRGPGQERRPRGGKK
- the recO gene encoding DNA repair protein RecO, coding for MHPEKLQAYVLSTLDYGDSDRIVALFTLEHGRIKAFARRARNSRRRFGAALEIFARIEAHVEIKQGGLSGLRQAEIDCIYPGIRGDLGRIAYALYACELVDAMTPEGHPLPRLFRLLAAYLDRLEAYPASEQERRFFEINLLNILGYRPSLEACSRCGTPFDDRGALLLDDGELVCRACTGHGRDMTQVTLGRMLACLKTGTFGLIHFPDEAQAQTGSALDRALAFHAGHRLKSLEFLRQISNENQ
- the ftsH gene encoding ATP-dependent zinc metalloprotease FtsH: MNQSFWRPLFAILLFMLVFHLTNIFFAQQGAQVAQISYSRLRAELAQDNIKKITLKGTAVTGEFRGKTRVSALVQGKEQQREFTGFSSVLPTIDDQTLVPELMARKVEVSALSTETPLLLNALIYVAPWVILIAIWWVGMRSMRSQGPSGMMGGFSRSGAKAYLAGDKMAVSFKDVAGMEDSKQELKEVVDYLRNPKQFARIGGKVPKGVLLVGPPGTGKTLLARAVAGEAGVAFFSISASQFIEMFVGVGASRVRDLFTNAKKAAPSIVFIDELDAVGRSRGAGFGGGHDEREQTLNQLLSEMDGFDQHEEVIVLAATNRPDVLDPALLRPGRFDRHVVIERPDWRDREKILQVHVRKITMNGRIDLGVIARGTPGMTGADLESLVNEAAILASRENAAAVTMEHLEKAKDKILMGSERRMIISLEEKRITAYHEAGHTLVARLLPGTDPIHKVTIIPHGMALGVTQQLPEDDRYHYPQSYLENRLVVAMGGRVAERLAFGEVSSGAQGDLKQVTSLAEKMVCQWGMSEKVGGMTFSRGEEHPFLGMKLAEEKTFSEAMAWRIDQEIAAFITRAEQRAGDLLSANRERLDLLAQALQDEETLDGSRVDEIIGSLNTAQAPPP